One Halichondria panicea chromosome 6, odHalPani1.1, whole genome shotgun sequence genomic window carries:
- the LOC135337652 gene encoding uncharacterized protein LOC135337652 isoform X1: MHVILGKPPHTSSSSLRDQLGWTTLHERRQRFMLTQVHKCLLNLAPPYLTNKFKLNSTMYTGTRGSGNIYLYRPTMLLRLATQTLTDLSSMEKGLSSETKNSPDTQPLHAAHLQSGEQPTSSEGQSEDMGPWTGATEEPSSRTRTLTQDEEDFDKFLESVKAQQLSLSTKVPKPHPSALSDSEEEIDFGFWEKASTLPSDKTPTKDLNLL; the protein is encoded by the exons ATGCATGTGATATTGGGAAAACCTCCACATACCAGCAGCTCATCCCTCAGGGACCAACTTGGCTGGACCACACTCCATGAAAGGCGTCAAAGGTTCATGCTCACCCAAGTGCACAAATGTCTGCTAAACCTTGCCCCTCCCTACCTGACGAACAAGTTTAAGCTCAACTCaacaatgtacactgggaCCCGTGGATCAGGAAACATCTACCTGTacag gcctactatgctgctaagactGGCCACTCAGACGCTAACAGACCTCAGCAGTATGGAGAAGGGTCTGTCATCAGAGACTAAAAACTCCCCTGACACCCAGCCCTTACATGCAGCCCACCTCCAGTCTGGTGAGCAGCCTACAAGCAGTGAGGGACAGTCTGAAGACATGGGTCCATGGACAGGggctactgaggaaccttcatcaagaacaag AACACTGACTCAGGACGAGGAGGACTTTGACAAGTTCCTGGAGAGTGTCAAAGCTCAGCAGCTCTCACTCTCCACAAAAG ttcccaagccccacccctcagcactgtctgactcggaagaggagatagactttggattctgggagaaggcgtccactctaccctcggacaagaccccaaccaaggacctgaacttgttatga
- the LOC135337633 gene encoding kelch-like protein 17, with the protein MSDTYLTIADLGKLYIATFDARVKWRNFLLVLEISSDTIDSIGTKWRDDPDDCYREGLKEWLKGGERSWEDVVKALSSPIVGHVHIARTIERDHLQSSNPTDVKSEDASLTRDSDSMEATKRDTQPIKKGPPPRELPLTLKWRRGKDMPIKMGYTVQSVVIGDTAYVGGGSADNYRNICTVMKLEQDQWTKLPEYTAKWFGMTSLTNRLVLVGGRDPKKNTPSNQLSVLESGEWTHPYPPMNIARQSSTAVSFNNHIIVAGGRDGDGRISSVEVLDVVSRRWYIAQSLPNSRSELKSTLIGNTLYLMGGYDHTGPTKTVHHVDLNELIAKALSNSDTPTLWQTLEEVPLELSAPLSIGRSLLAVGGANDRVNPSSSIHLYQPDTRRWLKVGDLPTVRYCCTCSVLPSGEVIVAGGQIVNKIKIQTVDFFSISS; encoded by the exons atgtctgacaCTTAcctcacaatagcagatctaggaaaactatacatagctacgtttgatgctcgagtGAAGTGGCGAAACTTCTTGCTGGTTCTTGAGATATCCTCAGATACTATCGACAGTATAGGTACGAAATGGCGAGAtgatcctgatgactgctatcgtgagggtttgaaagaatggctgaaaggtGGGGAGAGAAGCTGGGAAGATGTTGTCAAAGCATTGTCTAGTCCTATTGTGGGCCACGttcacatagccaggaccatcgagagagatcatctacagtctagcaatcctactgatgtgaagtcagagg ATGCTTCACTGACAAGAGACTCGGACTCaatggaggcaacaaagagggacACTCAACCAAtcaagaag ggtccccctcccagagagttgccactcactctgaaatggagaagaggaaaagatatgccaatcaagatgggctacacagtacagagtgttgttatcggtgacacggcgtatgttggtggaggcaGTGCAGACAATTATCGTAACAtttgtacagtgatgaagctcgagcaagatcaatggaccaaactaccagagtacactgccaagtggtttggtatgacatcactcactaatcgactagtgctagTGGGAGGACGTGATCCAAAAAAAAACACACCCAGCAATCAACTTTCAGTGCTcgagtcaggggaatggactcacccgtacccaccaatgaacattgctcgtcaatcctcaacagctgtctccttcaacaaccacataattgtagctggtgggcgtgatgGTGATGGTCgtatctcctctgtggaggtgttggacgtggtatcaagaagatggtacattgctcagtcactacctaactcacgatcagaactgaaatcaactctcataggaaacaccctctacctaatgggagggtacgATCACACTGGgccaaccaagacagtgcaccacgttgacctcaatgaactcattgccAAAGCCCTTTCCAACtcggacacacccactctctggcagacgtTAGAGGAAGTGCCGCTCGAgttgtcagctcctctcagtattgggaggtcactattagccgttggtggagcgAATGACAGAGtcaacccaagttcatcgatccacctctaccagcctgacaccaggaggtggttGAAAGtaggagacctgcctactgtaCGATactgctgcacatgctcagtacttcctagtggagaggttattgtagccggaggacagatAGTAAATAAGATTAAAATCCAAACTGTggatttcttctctataagttCTTAG